A genomic region of Magnolia sinica isolate HGM2019 chromosome 6, MsV1, whole genome shotgun sequence contains the following coding sequences:
- the LOC131247895 gene encoding protein CDI-like produces the protein MGFPVVNENLKENGHEAVDSIPEVVTNGSAAMVSNGKEKTFKIFVGYDPREDLAYEVCCHSILKRATIPVEVIPIKQSELRSIGLYWRERGQTESTEFSFSRFLTPFLANFEGWAMFVDCDFLYTTDIKELTELINDNYAIMCVQHDYTPKESTKMDGVVQTVYPRKNWSSMVLYNCGHPKNRILTPELVNSQTGAFLHRFMWLDDQDIGSIPFVWNFLVGHNHVDENDPSTAPKAIHYTTGGPWFEAWKNCDFADLWIKEMEEYKKAMNLV, from the coding sequence ATGGGATTTCCTGTTGTGAATGAGAATTTGAAGGAAAACGGGCACGAAGCCGTTGATTCTATCCCTGAAGTGGTGACAAATGGATCTGCTGCTATGGTTAGTAATGGAAAGGAAAAAACGTTCAAGATATTCGTTGGATATGATCCTCGTGAAGATCTTGCTTATGAGGTCTGCTGTCATTCAATCTTGAAGAGGGCGACGATTCCGGTCGAAGTGATTCCGATCAAACAGTCGGAACTGCGGAGCATAGGCCTTTACTGGCGTGAGCGCGGCCAGACTGAGAGCACAGAATTCTCGTTCAGCCGATTCTTGACTCCATTCCTTGCCAATTTCGAGGGCTGGGCGATGTTTGTTGACTGCGATTTCCTTTATACCACAGACATCAAGGAATTGACGGAGTTGATCAATGACAACTACGCAATTATGTGCGTTCAGCACGATTACACGCCCAAAGAGAGCACTAAGATGGACGGTGTTGTGCAGACGGTTTATCCTAGGAAGAATTGGTCTTCGATGGTCTTATATAACTGCGGGCATCCGAAGAATCGGATCTTGACGCCTGAACTGGTGAATTCTCAGACGGGAGCATTTCTTCATAGGTTTATGTGGCTTGATGATCAAGATATTGGATCGATCCCTTTTGTTTGGAATTTCCTCGTGGGTCATAACCATGTTGATGAGAATGATCCGTCAACCGCCCCCAAAGCCATACACTATACAACTGGTGGGCCTTGGTTTGAGGCTTGGAAGAACTGTGATTTTGCAGATCTGTGGATAAAAGAAATGGAGGAGTACAAAAAGGCTATGAATCTTGTTTGA